The proteins below are encoded in one region of Roseofilum capinflatum BLCC-M114:
- a CDS encoding pentapeptide repeat-containing protein, with translation MNFKIYDWLQASQIGLGSVQPSLSLIQSASTSDRVKDAPGTINLMQLSQADLVGVAFRLVQTLHEQQLTSFHTNILAEFLERPLSKGRSHLRPLSQLTGAMIQVESQYKPMPRNHSTWLALEIAYLDALESLLIQEETLCKPWLNRSWITQFPSSSSTETDSTPWVSQLEAIHRKRITDLETEKLLSNLTHSPIIGHIHQVIQAWLVANGAEERESQLLVQRLHQALLGQLLKTVSEYHIYLPQLQKFVRIGDSSQGFYGVGSGDYELLEPASPGARAVIDLPREFYRSDLQINLGLPCFEESFSWSQLYVIPKGLPANHAESEKSISLLDWANEQLADSHSLALIEGPSGLGKTRFCQWWAAEIAQNIYPQWMPIVIYLGSIQLGNSLEETLDSAFKKAEFTRNDGWLKPGLPPCLLILDSLDSLPYSCVGDDPYQKLLEQIAQFQQKHRDPRGWPRHKIVLTSRSDFRSRLALEQKLQKSGDRKPDSDVGLLSGVLKTRFPLKIARFKIEAMDLESVQEWFKNWSKLQSREIAKSYFDFLKQAGLFSGKTGAKELAAMVRQPLILYLLGVLHRDGFFEKDLIEIPFPGVKLELYDRMMTWLLGEITTGRLRGRQTQKLIRIGLGHAGRSQETISRFLKGRSPLNLRILCQNAALTLLQSGQDTLNSTHLHTQLNIPESEPLDLPSFLFQVTPKLHPQRIEYQFTHRSFGEYLATEAIAKQLQPLLDPSQEIDLQTIAQILYPLLGFGLLPYNSEDLLLERLQRDQKNYPQSFNLTTLCDRLDRFWASYCQGQWIDTPIAKQAHARFQSLGNPINLLQVDAVLGVNLLLLLAALARATSIPFYPCGIPDLLISSEPSTATDPNLQAPTLGRWLPYNPNQLLTLAGRASILAPLTFWQRLGRDFHDLELPWVNLQHAILPKSLLQNTNLQGANLTGATLSGAQLQEVNLSGADLSGADLSGADLSGANLSLANLTGAKLQGARLDSANFTNSCLYQALIDPQHQNFIQSQGVFWTWEQYCAYQEASWTDDESEPNMTPVPPDGDFFPLIEIAEDETVAFEPGSYFNRSDHSDQSTIEDMETPEEAEDMLTAAYMPDQIPDGGDDSEEDDDDDSETVLYTPPPELDAEEEEGSETVIYQPPAEG, from the coding sequence ATGAACTTCAAGATTTATGATTGGCTTCAAGCATCCCAGATTGGCCTTGGCTCGGTTCAGCCAAGTCTGTCCCTGATACAATCTGCCTCTACATCCGATCGAGTCAAGGATGCCCCCGGTACAATTAACCTGATGCAGTTAAGCCAAGCTGATTTAGTCGGGGTAGCGTTTCGGTTGGTGCAAACCCTACATGAGCAACAATTAACCAGTTTCCACACCAATATTCTGGCGGAATTTCTCGAAAGACCCCTCTCCAAGGGGCGATCGCATCTTCGCCCCTTAAGCCAACTGACTGGAGCCATGATCCAGGTAGAGAGTCAGTATAAACCGATGCCTCGCAACCATAGCACCTGGTTAGCCCTAGAAATTGCCTATTTAGATGCTTTAGAAAGCCTCTTAATTCAAGAAGAAACCCTCTGTAAACCCTGGTTAAATCGCAGTTGGATTACCCAATTTCCCTCTTCTTCCTCTACGGAAACGGACTCTACCCCCTGGGTTTCTCAGCTTGAAGCGATTCACCGTAAACGGATCACCGATTTAGAAACCGAAAAACTCCTTTCCAATTTGACTCATTCTCCTATTATTGGCCACATTCATCAAGTGATCCAAGCTTGGTTAGTAGCCAATGGCGCTGAAGAGCGAGAAAGTCAACTCTTAGTGCAACGGCTCCATCAAGCCTTATTAGGACAACTGCTCAAAACGGTTTCCGAATATCATATTTATTTGCCTCAACTGCAAAAATTTGTTCGGATTGGCGATTCTAGCCAGGGATTTTATGGAGTTGGTTCAGGAGATTATGAACTCTTAGAACCGGCCTCACCAGGGGCACGAGCCGTGATTGATTTACCCAGAGAATTTTATCGATCGGATCTGCAAATTAATCTAGGTTTACCCTGTTTTGAAGAATCGTTTTCTTGGTCACAACTATATGTCATTCCTAAAGGATTGCCTGCCAATCATGCAGAATCTGAGAAAAGTATATCCTTACTCGATTGGGCCAACGAACAGCTTGCAGATTCCCACAGTTTAGCCCTGATTGAAGGGCCATCAGGGTTAGGAAAAACTCGCTTTTGTCAATGGTGGGCAGCCGAAATTGCTCAAAACATCTATCCTCAATGGATGCCGATTGTGATTTATTTGGGTTCCATTCAGTTAGGAAATTCCTTAGAAGAAACTTTGGATTCGGCGTTTAAGAAAGCTGAGTTTACTCGAAATGATGGTTGGTTAAAGCCAGGATTACCCCCTTGTTTATTAATTTTGGATAGTCTAGATTCTCTGCCTTATTCTTGTGTCGGAGATGACCCTTATCAGAAACTGCTGGAACAAATTGCCCAATTTCAACAAAAACACCGCGATCCCAGAGGATGGCCTCGCCATAAAATTGTCTTAACCAGTCGTTCTGATTTTCGCTCCCGTTTAGCCTTAGAACAAAAACTACAAAAGAGTGGAGATCGAAAACCCGATTCTGATGTGGGTTTGCTCTCTGGGGTCTTGAAAACTAGATTTCCTCTCAAAATTGCCCGATTTAAGATAGAAGCGATGGACTTGGAATCGGTGCAAGAATGGTTTAAGAATTGGTCAAAATTGCAAAGTCGAGAAATTGCAAAGTCCTATTTTGACTTTCTGAAGCAAGCTGGATTATTTAGTGGGAAAACAGGAGCTAAAGAATTAGCTGCCATGGTGCGGCAACCCTTAATCCTCTATCTACTGGGGGTTTTGCATCGGGATGGGTTTTTCGAGAAAGATTTAATTGAAATTCCGTTTCCAGGGGTAAAATTAGAACTCTACGATCGCATGATGACCTGGCTACTCGGTGAAATTACGACGGGACGACTGCGGGGAAGACAAACTCAAAAGCTGATTCGGATTGGACTTGGCCATGCGGGGCGATCGCAAGAAACCATATCCCGCTTCCTCAAAGGTCGCTCTCCCTTAAACCTGCGTATCCTCTGCCAAAATGCTGCCCTGACTTTACTCCAAAGTGGACAAGATACCCTCAACAGTACCCACCTGCACACCCAACTGAACATTCCGGAATCTGAACCCCTAGATTTACCTTCATTTTTATTTCAGGTGACTCCGAAACTACACCCTCAAAGGATTGAATATCAATTTACCCATCGCAGTTTCGGTGAATACTTGGCGACTGAGGCGATCGCCAAACAACTCCAACCCCTCCTCGATCCGAGCCAAGAAATTGACCTGCAAACCATTGCCCAAATTCTCTATCCTCTACTCGGATTTGGTCTCCTGCCTTACAACAGTGAAGACCTACTCCTAGAGCGACTGCAACGGGATCAGAAAAACTATCCCCAATCCTTCAATTTAACCACCCTCTGCGATCGCCTGGATCGCTTCTGGGCTAGTTACTGCCAAGGACAATGGATCGACACCCCCATCGCCAAACAAGCCCACGCTCGCTTCCAATCCCTGGGTAATCCCATCAACCTCCTACAAGTCGATGCCGTCCTTGGTGTTAACCTTCTCCTCCTCCTCGCAGCCCTTGCCCGCGCTACCTCCATCCCCTTCTATCCCTGTGGTATTCCCGATCTCCTCATCTCCTCTGAACCCTCCACAGCCACCGATCCCAATTTGCAAGCCCCCACCCTGGGTCGATGGCTGCCCTACAACCCCAATCAACTCCTCACCCTAGCCGGGCGAGCCTCCATTCTTGCTCCCCTTACCTTTTGGCAACGTCTGGGGCGAGATTTCCATGACCTGGAACTGCCTTGGGTCAACTTACAACACGCCATCCTACCCAAAAGTCTCCTGCAAAATACTAACCTCCAAGGGGCAAACCTGACTGGAGCAACCCTGAGTGGGGCCCAACTCCAAGAAGTCAACCTATCGGGAGCTGACTTATCCGGGGCTGACTTATCCGGGGCTGACTTATCCGGAGCCAATCTCAGCCTCGCCAACCTCACCGGAGCTAAATTACAAGGCGCTCGTTTAGACTCGGCTAACTTTACGAATTCTTGTCTCTATCAAGCTCTCATCGATCCCCAGCACCAAAACTTTATCCAGTCCCAAGGAGTTTTTTGGACTTGGGAACAATATTGCGCTTACCAAGAAGCCAGTTGGACTGATGATGAAAGTGAACCCAATATGACCCCAGTGCCTCCTGATGGCGACTTCTTCCCCCTGATTGAAATCGCTGAAGACGAAACCGTTGCCTTTGAACCGGGATCTTATTTCAATCGGTCAGACCACTCGGATCAATCCACGATTGAGGATATGGAAACTCCGGAAGAGGCGGAGGATATGCTGACGGCTGCCTATATGCCCGATCAAATTCCTGATGGCGGCGATGATTCGGAAGAAGACGATGATGATGATAGTGAAACGGTTTTATATACCCCACCCCCTGAACTAGATGCAGAAGAGGAGGAAGGGAGCGAAACTGTCATTTACCAACCCCCTGCCGAGGGTTAG